AGTTCCAGGAACCGGTTGGCGGTTTCTTCATTTGGCTAAACACGGGCATTGATGCGGATGCGCTCCTTAGGGAAGCCCTTAAGCTGGGGGTCGCATTCATGCCGGGCCGCTACTTCTCCCCCTCGGGATCCTTCAGCACATGGATAAGGATAAGCGCGTCCCAAGTAACCATAGAGGAGGGCAGGCTCGGCGTCAAGAGGCTCGCGAATGCAATTCAGTCCCTCAAGCACTAGATCCATCGACGAAACCTCGACGAGGCCCAGTCCTTCTGCTCTTTCAGGAGAGTCCTGGAGGGGCTGCAAAAACCACAGATAGACATAAAAACTTTTAATTTTATCTATCCCATATGTCGTTATCAACGTATTTACCGGAGATAATTGCAGCCCTAGCAATAGTCGTGATAGCCATATTGATATTCATGCTGTTAAGGCGAAGGCCAAGCAGTGCCCAGAAACCCACCAATCAATCAACTAATAATAAGAATAATTCCCAAGCTAAGGTTCCTGTTAAGCAGCAATTACCCCAGCCACAGCCCCCCAAGCCTGCGCAGAGGGATGATAAATTACAGAACGCGAGACCAACAGGTGAAGCTAGGCCTCTTCCCCCGCCTCCTCCCATGCAGGCCAGTGACCTGGATTTAAAGAGGCTGGAGGCCCGCGTAAATGAATTGAGGGCCGTACTTGAGGAGCTGAATAAGAAGCTGGATGATGTTCGCAACGATATGCAGAGGATGGGGAGGTCCAGCGTGGAGTACGCGTATGCCCAGGTTGGTTATATCCCCTCATCCCTCGATGAGTTAAGGGAATTATTATCATTAAATGGGGTAGCCATATTATCCGGGGACTCCATTATTGAGAGCAGCGGCGAGGTTAATGCGGAGGCAGCCAAGGCGCTTAATCAGTTAGGCGTGAATGTCCTAGTCATGGCTCGCGACGGGGCCTATAGTTACTCAATCAAGTTAAGGGATAATAAGGTACTTGTTCTAAACGCGTCCAGGTACTATGATGAGAGCTCCATTAATTTACTCAAGACAATAGTGGAGCAATACAATGAGTACTCCAGCCACTAATGAAGCATTTTAATTATCACGTGGAGCGGCAAGGAAATAATCGATCCCATAATGGGGCCTCCGCTCGTTGTGTCCCCACGTTGCTCAATGGATTATTGCAGTGCGTGGAACTTCTCGTCACTGATCGGTCCGTCCCCGTCTCAACACGCCGCGTTGGTTATGTGAGGAAGCTATTTAAATGCTTCGTTGAATCCACGGGCAATGCCGTTGGACCTAAATGATCGCCCCATCTTGGTGTTCTGGGAAACCACTAAGGCATGCCCACTCTCCTGTAGGCACTGTAGGGCAAACGCAATACTGAAGCCGCTTCCAGGGGAATTAACCACGAGGGAGGGCATTAAGCTAATAGATGATGTGGCTGCCTTTGGGAAGCCATACCCAGTAATGGTATTCACGGGCGGGGATCCCCTCATGCGCAGCGACATATATGAGTTAATGGGTCACGCCAAGGACATGGGCGTCCCAGTGGCGTTATCCCCCGCAGTCTCCTCATCAATAAACGAGGAGAGCCTCTCCATGATTAAGGAGCTAGGCGTGTCAAGCGTCTCCATAAGCCTCGACGGCGCTTCGCCGGAAACCCATGAATTCGTGAGGAGAATAGAGGGGCACTTTAATCAAACCATTAATGCCATGCGAATGTTGAGGGGCTTNGGCATTCCATTCCAAGTTAATTCAACCGTTATGAAGATGAATGTCCATGAGCTTCCCGCCTTATTCAAGATAGTTAAGGACAGCGGCGCCAATGCCTGGGAAGTATTCTTCCTAATACATGTTGGGAGGGGAACAGGCCTAGAGTCGCTGGATCCACTTGAGGCTGAGGACGTCGTTAATTTCCTATACGATGCATCCATGTTCGGCGTGCAAATAAGAACAGTGGAGGCCCCATTCTATAGGAGGGCACTGCTTCAGCGATACGCGGTGGAGACAGGTAAAGTCAAGGCTGAGCTCAGGCTGGGCCCACTCTACGAGAAGCTGAGGCGGGGACTCCATGAATTAATGAGCGGCGTTGAGCGGGAACCCATTAAGCCGCAGTTCGCCAGGACCAGGGACGGCAACGGCATAATATTCGTTGGATACGATGGAACAGTGACTCCAAGCGGCTTCCTCCCGCTTCCCCTTGGCAACGTGAGGAAGGAGGGAATAGCGAAGATTTACAGGGAGAACCCCATTCTACAGGCAATACGGAGAGCGGAATTCAAGGGTAGATGCGGGGCCTGTGAGTATAGATTCATGTGCGGCGGCTCCAGGTCACGGGCATTCACGGAGAGCGGTGACCCCCTCGGCGAAGACCCATTATGCGGCTACTCGCCTAACTCCCTCAATGTCCTGAATAGCCTTGGAATACAGTGATGCGGCTCCATAACGGGAACCGCTCAGCTTCAAATAGGTGTTATGGGTGAACCCAGGGCCCCGCTGTAATTGCTGTGTATAGGTATTACCTTGAAGATTTATATTGGGCAACTGGAATAGTAAGCCATGAAGGAATTACCTCCCGAGTTCGGCGTGATGCATAAAAAAGATGGGGTTCCGGTCTTTAAGGTTTACCTAGCGGGGAAGTGGGTCGAGGCAAGCGATTTACAGGACGTGAGGAGCCCAATTGATCAAAGCCTCCTAGCCAAGGTGCCTCGCCTGGGCTTCGACGCCATAAGTAATGCCCTCGAGACCATGTACGTGGATGGCAGATTCGATATCAGGGACACTCCGGGGGAGAAGAGGCTTGAGATTTATCATAAGGCCGCTGACCTCCTTCTGAAGTTTAAGGATGCCTTCATCGACGTGCTGGTGCTCAATAATGGGAAGACGTATCCAGCGGCGGAGGGCGAGGTCAAGGCGGCAGTGGAGAGGCTAAGGGTGGCCGATCTAGATGTTAGGAAAATATACGGCGAGTACGTGCCGGGGGACTGGAGCACGGAGACCCTTGAGGCTGAGGCAGTCATAAAGAGGGAGCCCCTGGGCATTGTGCTGGCCATTACTCCCTTTAACTATCCTCTCTTCGATGTGGTGAATAAGGTTGTTTACTCCACGGTGGCCGGCAATGCGATAATGATAAAGCCAGCCTCCTCAACTCCCATAGTTGCGTTGATGTTCGCGAGGATCCTCGAGATGGCTGGCTTCCCGGGCAAGGCATTATCGGTGATCACACTCCCCGGCTCCCAAATGAGCAAGGTGGTGTCGGATCCCCGGATCTCTGTTGTGTCCCTCACGGGAAGCACTGAGGCAGGCATTGAAGTCATGCGTGCCGGCGGCATTAAGCAGTACATAATGGAGCTTGGCGGCGGGGATCCAGCGATAGTGTTATCGGATGCCGACATTAAATCGGCGGCATCAAAGATAGTGACAGGCATGACTAGTTACGCGGGGCAGAGGTGTGACTCAATTAAGTTCATATTCGCCGAGTCTCAGATATATGATGAATTAAGGAGGAGCATCCTGGATGAGTTGGGGAGAGTCAAGGTGGGTGACCCAAGGGAGAGCGGTGTCTCAATGGGTCCATTAATAGATGAGGAGACAGCTAAGGAAGTGGTGGCGGCCACCCAGGACGCCGTGGAGAAGGGAGGCAAGGTGCTGCATGGAGGAACCAGGAAGGGNAACTACATAGAGCCCACCCTAATAGAGGTGGATAAGGAGAAGCTGCCCACCCTATACCTATATAAGAAGGAGGTATTCGCGTCAATAGCTGCAATAACCCCAATAAGCAATATAGATGAAGCCATTAAGCTATCCAATGGGAGGAGTTATGGATTGGATGCAGCCATATTCGGCGAGGACATAAGCAAGATACGTAAATTAATGAGGCTCCTCGAGGTGGGCGCCATATACATAAACGATTACCCCAAGCACGGAATAGGGTACTTCCCCTTCGGCGGAAGAAAGGGCTCAGGCGTAGGCAGGGAAGGAGTTGGGTACACCATAGAATCAGTCACTGCATACAAGACAATAGTATATAACTACAAGGGCAAGGGAATCTGGGAATACATGTAGAAGCATCCTAGATCTCAAACCAATTCATCTTTTTCTTAAATAACGGTTAAGGAATCGAATATCCGCTGACCCCCTCCCCGCCCTGAAGGTCCCCCGAGGTCTCAAGGGTTACGGCCCTAATGGGCGCCGGTTGCCGGCTTTCGAGGATGCCCCGGCATTGTGGGAGAGAGCTCCCGCCCCCCTTTCCTCCATCCTCTGAGAATTGACCGGAGGAGGACATTAAGGGAGAATAGCCTTGGTTTTAACCTTACCTCGCCCTTTAGGATGGGGAGGAGATCAGATTCTTAGGCTTAGCCATATTCGCAATAGCCTACCTTACATATTTTGGAAAAGTATTTGGTGACGCCTTACTATTCTTGGTAGGAATAGTAGT
This genomic stretch from Thermocladium sp. ECH_B harbors:
- a CDS encoding radical SAM protein is translated as MPLDLNDRPILVFWETTKACPLSCRHCRANAILKPLPGELTTREGIKLIDDVAAFGKPYPVMVFTGGDPLMRSDIYELMGHAKDMGVPVALSPAVSSSINEESLSMIKELGVSSVSISLDGASPETHEFVRRIEGHFNQTINAMRMLRGXGIPFQVNSTVMKMNVHELPALFKIVKDSGANAWEVFFLIHVGRGTGLESLDPLEAEDVVNFLYDASMFGVQIRTVEAPFYRRALLQRYAVETGKVKAELRLGPLYEKLRRGLHELMSGVEREPIKPQFARTRDGNGIIFVGYDGTVTPSGFLPLPLGNVRKEGIAKIYRENPILQAIRRAEFKGRCGACEYRFMCGGSRSRAFTESGDPLGEDPLCGYSPNSLNVLNSLGIQ
- a CDS encoding aldehyde dehydrogenase, with protein sequence MKELPPEFGVMHKKDGVPVFKVYLAGKWVEASDLQDVRSPIDQSLLAKVPRLGFDAISNALETMYVDGRFDIRDTPGEKRLEIYHKAADLLLKFKDAFIDVLVLNNGKTYPAAEGEVKAAVERLRVADLDVRKIYGEYVPGDWSTETLEAEAVIKREPLGIVLAITPFNYPLFDVVNKVVYSTVAGNAIMIKPASSTPIVALMFARILEMAGFPGKALSVITLPGSQMSKVVSDPRISVVSLTGSTEAGIEVMRAGGIKQYIMELGGGDPAIVLSDADIKSAASKIVTGMTSYAGQRCDSIKFIFAESQIYDELRRSILDELGRVKVGDPRESGVSMGPLIDEETAKEVVAATQDAVEKGGKVLHGGTRKGNYIEPTLIEVDKEKLPTLYLYKKEVFASIAAITPISNIDEAIKLSNGRSYGLDAAIFGEDISKIRKLMRLLEVGAIYINDYPKHGIGYFPFGGRKGSGVGREGVGYTIESVTAYKTIVYNYKGKGIWEYM